The sequence TGTCTGGGGATGGCACGGCGGAGCGGGATACAGCCCCCCCTTGGGAGCGGGAAAACGGTAAACCGGGCAAATTTTGGGTGTACGAGCAGGCGATTCGGGTGCCATTTTACGCCATTTATGAAGTGGACAAAGCCTCGGTTGAGGTGTACGAATTGGTGGGGAATCGTTACCAGCGGTGTGAGCCAAACCAGCGGGGGCATTTTCCCATTGAGCCGTTGGGTGTGGAGCTAGGGATTTGGCAGGGCACCTATTTGCATCAGGCATTGCCCTGGTTACGGTGGTGGGATCAGGACGGGAATTTATTGCTCACTGGGGACGAACGGGCGGAGCAGGAAAAGCATCGGGCGGAGCAAGAAAAACAACGGGCAGAACGTTTGGCGGCGAAGCTGAGAGACTTGGGGGTTGACCCGGATGAGTACTCGTGACGCACCCCTCAATTACTACAACGTTAACTGGCGTGCCAGAGGCATACAAAAATTCTGCAGAATCAAGTAGGGAGACAACACCGATTCTAAAATTAGTTAAGCTTGCTATCGTTAAGAGATCAAGGTAACCCCTGTGGGAGTTCAGCCATGACGATTGCAACGGCTCACCCCAACCTCACCCTCCCCGACCACACGCAGTTACCGGAGAGCGATGGTACCTTTGTGAAAAATTTTCAGGAACACCCCCAGAGTTTGCTCTTGACGGATTCCATTTATCCGGTTTTGGACAGTCTGCACCCGGATGGACAGTATGCGATTGGGC comes from Synechococcus sp. C9 and encodes:
- a CDS encoding Uma2 family endonuclease; its protein translation is MTIATAHPNLTLPDHTQLPESDGTFVKNFQEHPQSLLLTDSIYPVLDSLHPDGQYAIGQDCGIYWRLVEPPERGAEAPDWFYVPHVPPLLDGKRRRSYVLWQEVVAPLIVIEFVSGDGTAERDTAPPWERENGKPGKFWVYEQAIRVPFYAIYEVDKASVEVYELVGNRYQRCEPNQRGHFPIEPLGVELGIWQGTYLHQALPWLRWWDQDGNLLLTGDERAEQEKHRAEQEKQRAERLAAKLRDLGVDPDEYS